In Zingiber officinale cultivar Zhangliang chromosome 8B, Zo_v1.1, whole genome shotgun sequence, a single genomic region encodes these proteins:
- the LOC122016271 gene encoding tubulin-folding cofactor B-like has protein sequence MQVFQKGKGRETTAAARLRRRSAYQSSAMASRLQLPGDDSVLLRVTHSNIKSFSADVRFSPEMSVESIKDKLWKKCGTAVDSMLLELYDAAGSKVVDLNDATRSFGFYSPQDGYRLHIIDLDPSSVTSGGWLEDTSLVEKYKISEEAYNKLDNNFRKFKEKITAQNPVAKEGKLSENYMEDLCANIKVGDRCQVDPGEKRGVVKFVGRAEDLGPGFWVGIQYDEPLGKHDGLVKGNRYFHCPPQHGALIRPDKVKVGDYPEKDPFDDEEI, from the exons ATGCAAGTTTTCCAAAAGGGTAAAGGAAGGGAGACGACGGCCGCAGCGCGTCTGCGTCGGCGGAGTGCGTACCAGAGCTCGGCAATGGCTTCTCGTCTTCAGCTACCAGGCGACGACTCGGTGCTCCTGAGAGTCACCCACTCGAACATCAAGAGCTTCTCCGCAGACGTCCGCTTCTCGCCCGAG ATGTCCGTGGAATCCATCAAGGATAAGTTGTGGAAGAAGTGTGGTACTGCGGTCGATTCCATGCTCCTCGAACTCTACGACGCCGCCGGATCCAAAGTCGTTGACCTCAACGACGCTACGAGGTCATTCGGTTTCTACTCTCCTCAGGACGG GTACCGTTTGCATATTATTGATCTTGATCCTTCTTCAGTAACCTCTGGTGGCTGGTTGGAAGACACTTCATTGGTTGAGAAATATAAAATTTCAGAAGAAGCTTACAATAAGCTTGATA ACAACTTTAGGAAGTTCAAAGAAAAAATCACAGCTCAAAATCCAGTGGCTAAAGAAGGAAAG CTATCTGAGAATTACATGGAAGACCTATGTGCAAATATCAAG GTAGGGGATAGATGTCAAGTTGATCCTGGCGAGAAAAGGGGAGTTGTCAAATTTGTTGGAAGAGCTGAAGATCTAGGACCTGGTTTTTGGGTTGGAATTCAGTATGATGAACCTCTAGGAAAGCACGATGGCTT GGTAAAAGGTAATCGCTATTTTCACTGCCCTCCACAACATGGTGCTCTGATTAGACCTGACAAAGTCAAG GTTGGAGATTACCCCGAGAAGGATCCTTTCGATGACGAAGAAATATGA
- the LOC122015330 gene encoding probable methyltransferase PMT26, whose amino-acid sequence MPFVASSRMDSRRTSSYCSTTTIVVFVALGSLGLVAVWMMTSSIVVPTAISGTQSDTNGKVSRSDPTSFKSHSGEESSGDDSDNNVQNEANSFAEKTSETLINKVGVESSPKDKEDNKEESGDGSQTESFNDINEEETRETNKEAVGLDQDTKTGEKVNPKDKKTEEESKEAENDEKITEEKKSNQDEISDDGKTEDEKDSTVEEKLDQGGKNTQEFDGNEADQLKATGGNEDFPSGVQSELLNETNTQGATWSTQAAESKNEKEMQEGSSSKEETLDSSWKLCQVTAGIDYIPCLDNEAAIKMLHLTGHYEHRERHCPEEPPTCLVPLPNGYRPPIRWPMSRQKIWYNNVPHTKLAEVKGHQNWVKVSGEYTEFPGGGTQFIHGALHYIDFIQESLPDIAWGQRSRVVLDVGCGVASFGGYLFDRDVLTMSFAPKDEHEAQVQFALERGIPAISAVMGTKRLSFPSKVFDVIHCARCRVPWHIEGGMLLLELNRLLRPGGYFVWSATPVYRTDQENVGIWQAMTALTKSMCWEMVKKTSDTLNQVGLAIYRKPSDNKCYEQRTKDNPPLCQASDDPDAAWNITLQACMHKLPVDLTSRGKKWPEQWPLRVEKVPYWLNNSQLGVYGKPAPADFTSDYEHWKHVVRKSYVSGMGINWSTVRNVMDMRSVYGGFAAALRDMKVWVMNVVSIDSPDTLPIIYERGLFGMYHDWCESFSTYPRSYDLLHADHLFSKTKQRCQLLPVIVEVDRILRPQGNLIVRDHVNIISEIESILKSLHWEIRLTYSKDNEGLLCAQKTMWRPN is encoded by the exons ATGCCATTTGTGGCAAGCTCAAGGATGGATAGCAGAAGGACATCCTCATATTGCTCGACGACTACAATTGTCGTATTTGTCGCCCTCGGCTCCCTCGGCTTAGTAGCAGTGTGGATGATGACATCCTCAATAGTTGTCCCTACAGCTATATCTGGTACACAATCTGACACTAATGGAAAAGTTTCCAGGTCTGATCCTACCTCTTTTAAAAGTCATTCAGGAGAAGAGTCAAGTGGTGATGACAGTGACAATAATGTTCAAAATGAAGCCAACTCCTTTGCAGAGAAAACATCTGAGACACTGATAAACAAAGTAGGAGTTGAGAGTTCTCCAAAGGATAAAGAAGACAATAAAGAGGAGTCAGGTGATGGTTCTCAAACTGAGTCCTTTAATGACATTAATGAAGAGGAAACCAGAGAAACAAACAAGGAGGCTGTAGGTTTGGATCAGGATACTAAAACAGGTGAAAAGGTCAATCCTAAAGACAAGAAAACAGAGGAAGAATCAAAGGAAGCTGAAAATGATGAAAAAATTACTGAAGAGAAGAAATCAAATCAAGATGAGATATCAGATGATGGCAAAACTGAAGATGAAAAAGATAGTACAGTAGAGGAAAAATTGGACCAAGGAGGAAAAAATACACAAGAGTTTGATGGGAACGAGGCGGATCAACTAAAGGCCACTGGTGGCAATGAGGACTTTCCATCCGGGGTTCAATCAGAACTTTTAAATGAAACCAATACCCAGGGTGCTACATGGTCTACACAAGCTGCAGAATCAAAGAACGagaaggagatgcaagagggttCTTCCTCCAAAGAAGAAACTTTAGATTCTAGTTGGAAGCTTTGTCAAGTTACTGCAGGAATAGACTATATTCCTTGTCTTGACAATGAAGCAGCTATTAAGATGCTTCATTTAACTGGACATTATGAACACAGGGAACGACATTGCCCTGAGGAGCCCCCGACCTGCCTTGTTCCGCTGCCTAATGGATATAGACCACCAATTAGGTGGCCAATGAGTAGGCAAAAG ATATGGTACAACAATGTCCCTCATACCAAACTTGCAGAAGTGAAAGGACACCAAAATTGGGTGAAAGTTTCTGGAGAATATACTGAATTTCCAGGAGGTGGAACGCAATTTATACATGGTGCACTTCATTATATTGATTTCATTCAAGAG TCTTTGCCTGATATAGCATGGGGGCAACGCAGCCGTGTGGTTCTGGATGTTGGTTGTGGAGTGGCTAGCTTTGGTGGCTATCTCTTTGATAGAGATGTGCTTACTATGTCATTTGCACCCAAAGATGAGCATGAGGCTCAAGTCCAGTTTGCTCTAGAGAGGGGCATCCCAGCCATATCCGCAGTGATGGGTACTAAAAGACTGTCTTTTCCTAGTAAGGTCTTTGATGTTATTCATTGTGCCCGGTGTAGAGTTCCTTGGCATATTGAAG GTGGCATGCTCTTGTTGGAGTTGAACCGGTTGCTGCGCCCTGGTGGTTACTTTGTCTGGTCTGCAACTCCAGTTTACCGAACAGATCAAGAAAATGTTGGGATATGGCAAG CCATGACTGCATTGACAAAATCCATGTGCTGGGAGATGGTTAAGAAGACAAGTGATACGCTCAACCAAGTTGGTTTAGCTATCTATAGAAAGCCTTCTGATAACAAATGCTATGAGCAAAGAACCAAAGATAATCCTCCACTCTGCCAAGCATCTGATGATCCAGATGCGGCTTG GAATATCACACTCCAAGCGTGCATGCACAAGTTGCCTGTAGATTTAACTAGCAGAGGGAAGAAGTGGCCAGAGCAGTGGCCCCTAAGGGTGGAGAAGGTACCTTACTGGCTAAATAATTCTCAACTTGGGGTTTATGGAAAACCTGCACCTGCAGACTTTACATCAGATTATGAGCATTGGAAACATGTCGTTAGGAAATCATATGTCAGTGGAATGGGAATTAATTGGTCTACTGTGAGAAATGTCATGGACATGAGATCTGTATATGGAGG atttgcTGCAGCTTTGAGAGATATGAAAGTTTGGGTGATGAATGTTGTCTCAATTGATTCACCAGATACGCTTCCTATCATTTATGAACGGGGTCTATTCGGCATGTATCACGATTGGTGTGAATCTTTCAGCACCTATCCAAGATCGTATGATCTTCTTCATGCGGACCATTTATTCTCAAAAACCAAGCAGAG gTGTCAATTACTGCCAGTAATTGTCGAGGTAGACCGGATTTTGAGACCGCAAGGAAACTTGATTGTGAGAGATCATGTAAATATCATCAGTGAAATAGAAAGCATTCTCAAGTCTCTTCACTGGGAGATCCGGCTGACATATTCCAAGGACAATGAAGGCTTGTTATGCGCACAAAAGACGATGTGGAGGCCAAATTAA
- the LOC122017687 gene encoding DAR GTPase 3, chloroplastic-like, with translation MASLAPPPHPRPSLISYPQIKKTSAIRATLALSNSSVLQVPGGTPLTWALKDKTNLPSDWRKSSLEGSDWENLESDLNHWTRSLRPVQWYPGHIAKSEKELKEQLKLMDVVIEVRDARIPLATSHPQMDSWLGSRKKILVLNREDMISTADRNAWATFFARQGIKVVFANGQLGMGTMRLGRLAKSLAATVNIKRRAKGLLPRPVRAGIVGYPNVGKSSLINRLLKRRMCPAAARPGVTRELKWVRFGKDLELLDSPGILPMRISDQAAAIKLAICDDIGERSYDVADVAGILVQMLTRLPEAGSESLRKRYRIDLDDQCGRVFIEKLALQLFNGDANQAAFRILNDFRKGRFGWLALERPPK, from the exons ATGGCTTCCTTGGCGCCTCCTCCGCATCCTCGCCCTTCGCTCATCTCGTATCCACAGATCAAGAAGACCTCGGCTATCCGCGCTACTCTCGCTCTGTCGAACTCG AGTGTACTGCAGGTTCCTGGTGGAACACCACTAACTTGGGCACtgaaagataaaactaatcttcCAAGTGATTGGAGAAAGAGCTCCCTTGAAGGAAGTGATTGGGAGAACTTGGAGTCTGATTTAAATCATTGGACTAGGTCGTTGCGCCCTGTACAG TGGTACCCAGGTCATATTGCTAAATCAGAAAAAGAACTGAAAGAACAGCTTAAGTTAATGGATGTTGTCATAGAAGTTCGAGATGCTAGAATTCCACTGGCTACCAGTCATCCTCAG ATGGATTCCTGGCTTGGAAGTCGTAAGAAGATTTTAGTTCTGAATAGAGAAGACATGATATCTACTGCAGACAGAAATGCATGGGCTACTTTCTTTGCAAGGCAGGGAATAAAAGTTGTTTTTGCTAATGGGCAACTTGGAATG GGAACGATGAGACTTGGGAGGCTTGCAAAGTCTTTAGCTGCTACTGTGAATATTAAACGCAGAGCAAAAGGGCTACTTCCTCGTCCA GTACGTGCCGGAATAGTTGGTTATCCGAATGTAGGTAAGTCATCTTTGATCAACCGGTTGCTAAAGCGAAGGATGTGTCCAGCTGCTGCAAGACCTGGTGTTACAAGAGAATTGAA ATGGGTACGATTTGGCAAAGATCTTGAGTTGTTGGACTCTCCCGGCATATTGCCAATGAGAATTAGTGATCAGGCAGCTGCAATAAAGCTTGCGATATGTGATGACATTGGAGAGAGATCATATGATGTCGCTGATGTTGCAGGCATTCTTGTGCAGATGCTGACAAGGCTTCCTGAAGCCG GCTCAGAATCTCTTCGCAAACGATATAGGATTGATTTAGATGATCAATGTGGTAGAGT ATTCATCGAGAAGCTTGCCCTTCAACTCTTTAATGGGGACGCTAACCAGGCTGCTTTCCGCATCTTGAACGACTTCAGGAAGGGAAGATTTGGTTGGTTGGCTCTGGAAAGACCTCCAAAGTGA